One Algibacter sp. L3A6 genomic region harbors:
- a CDS encoding CTP synthase — MTTTAKYIFVTGGVTSSLGKGIIAASLAKLLQAQGYRVTIQKLDPYINVDPGTLNPYEHGECYVTEDGAETDLDLGHYERFLNVPTSQANNVTTGRIYQSVIQKERRGEFLGKTVQVVPHITDEIKERIQMLGKSGDYDIVITEIGGTVGDIESLPYIEAVRQLRWDLGENNGIVIHLTLVPFLSAAGELKTKPTQHSVKTLMESGVQADILVCRTEHQLPMELRRKLALFCNVKQEAVIQSIDASTIYDVPNLMLEEGLDKVVLKKLNLKSIVPDISNWNKFVHRHKNPKYEITIGLIGKYVELQDSYKSILEAFIHAGAENEVKVNIESVHSEYINEDNAKLKLGHLDGVLVAPGFGERGIEGKIDAVRYVRENNVPFFGICLGMQMAVIEFARNVLNLKDADSTEMSPDTKNPVISLMEEQKSVTDMGGTMRLGAWDCDLKIGSAIRDIYKSESISERHRHRYEFNSDYKEQIEAAGMKATGLNPNTGLVEIVEIPSHPWFIGVQYHPEYKSTVANPHPLFVAFVKAGLNFSKKRKSAKMAQNE; from the coding sequence ATGACAACTACAGCAAAATACATTTTCGTAACCGGTGGGGTTACATCATCCCTAGGAAAAGGGATTATCGCGGCATCGCTCGCAAAACTTCTACAAGCACAAGGCTATAGAGTAACTATTCAAAAACTAGATCCGTATATCAATGTCGATCCAGGCACTTTAAACCCTTACGAACATGGTGAATGCTATGTTACCGAGGATGGTGCCGAAACCGATTTAGATTTAGGACACTACGAACGTTTTTTAAACGTGCCAACTAGTCAGGCAAATAACGTTACTACAGGTCGTATTTACCAAAGTGTAATTCAAAAAGAACGCCGTGGTGAATTTTTAGGAAAAACTGTTCAGGTGGTTCCTCATATTACCGATGAGATTAAAGAGCGTATACAAATGCTTGGTAAATCTGGCGATTACGATATTGTAATTACAGAAATTGGTGGTACTGTTGGAGATATTGAATCTTTACCATACATAGAGGCTGTGCGTCAATTACGTTGGGATTTAGGTGAGAATAATGGTATTGTTATTCATTTAACGTTAGTACCATTTTTATCTGCTGCTGGCGAATTAAAAACAAAACCAACCCAACATAGTGTAAAAACATTAATGGAAAGTGGAGTACAAGCCGATATTTTGGTTTGTAGAACCGAGCACCAATTACCTATGGAATTACGTCGTAAACTAGCATTGTTTTGCAATGTTAAGCAAGAAGCTGTAATTCAATCGATAGATGCATCTACTATTTACGATGTACCTAATTTAATGCTAGAAGAAGGTCTAGATAAGGTTGTGCTTAAAAAGTTAAATTTAAAAAGCATTGTACCAGATATTTCTAACTGGAATAAATTTGTACACCGTCATAAAAATCCAAAGTATGAAATTACTATTGGTTTAATTGGTAAATATGTAGAATTGCAAGATTCTTATAAATCGATTTTAGAAGCTTTTATTCACGCTGGAGCGGAAAATGAAGTAAAGGTTAATATTGAATCTGTACACTCAGAATATATAAATGAAGATAATGCTAAACTAAAACTAGGTCATTTAGATGGTGTTTTAGTTGCACCAGGATTTGGTGAGCGTGGTATTGAAGGTAAAATTGATGCTGTACGTTATGTACGTGAAAACAATGTGCCGTTTTTCGGAATTTGTTTAGGTATGCAAATGGCTGTTATTGAATTTGCTAGAAACGTACTGAATTTAAAAGATGCTGATTCTACTGAAATGAGTCCGGATACTAAAAACCCGGTTATCAGTTTAATGGAAGAGCAAAAAAGTGTTACCGATATGGGGGGAACCATGCGTTTAGGTGCTTGGGATTGCGATTTAAAAATAGGTTCAGCCATTCGTGATATTTATAAATCGGAGAGCATTAGCGAGCGTCACAGACATCGTTATGAGTTTAATAGTGATTACAAAGAACAAATTGAAGCTGCCGGAATGAAAGCAACAGGATTAAACCCGAACACAGGTTTAGTTGAAATCGTTGAAATTCCTTCGCATCCTTGGTTTATTGGTGTACAATATCACCCAGAATACAAAAGTACAGTTGCCAATCCGCATCCATTATTTGTAGCTTTTGTAAAAGCAGGATTAAACTTCAGTAAAAAGCGTAAAAGTGCCAAGATGGCACAAAACGAATAG
- the yidC gene encoding membrane protein insertase YidC has protein sequence MEEKKLDVNSIIGFVLIFGILAYMLWQNKPTPEELEAQEKAKQEQVAAENSPKQNDTKVITADDFKVAGVSDSLQLIGLKSKFGAFAYAASTASDKETLVESDVFALKFSNKGGYLSELQLKKFVNYDSLPIYLIKDRNADFNINFGTTDSRTLNTKDLYFTPTVTKNGENTVVSMKLKVSESKFLEYRYELKPNDYMIDFTVRSQGLSDVINSSQVLNLDWALKGYRHAKSISYENRYTDIHYEYEDGKANYTGARDADEELEDVTWIGYKQHFFSSVLLTDTAFKKAQIKSENLVDDEVVDTVYTKYFDSKMPLALQAGELNQSMDLYFGPNDFEVVNSYDRNLDELVPFGWGLFGWINRYIFTPLFGFLGGFLPYGIAIIAMTVLIKLMLSFVQYKQFLSQAKMKILKPELDAIREKHKDNKMKAQQETMALQTKAGASPMAGCLPALIQLPVFYALFQFFPSAFDLRQKSFLWADDLSSYDVIADLPFNIPFYGNHVSLFPLLASVAIFFYMQLTTGQQAASQPQQEGMPDMAKMMKYMMYFSPIMMLFFFNNYASGLSLYYFISNLISIGIILVIKNFILDEDKIHEQIQEKKKQPKKQNKFQKKMAEMMEQAEQQKQAQNKNKKK, from the coding sequence ATGGAAGAAAAGAAATTAGACGTTAATTCGATTATTGGTTTTGTACTTATTTTCGGAATATTAGCGTACATGCTTTGGCAGAATAAACCAACGCCAGAAGAGCTTGAAGCACAAGAAAAAGCAAAGCAAGAACAAGTTGCTGCTGAAAATAGTCCCAAGCAAAATGATACCAAAGTTATTACGGCAGACGATTTTAAAGTTGCCGGTGTTTCAGATTCATTACAATTAATTGGCCTTAAAAGTAAATTTGGTGCTTTTGCTTACGCAGCATCAACGGCTTCAGATAAAGAAACCCTTGTTGAAAGTGATGTTTTCGCTTTAAAATTTAGCAACAAAGGTGGTTATCTATCAGAATTACAACTTAAAAAGTTTGTTAATTACGATTCACTTCCTATTTATTTAATAAAGGATCGTAATGCAGATTTCAATATCAATTTTGGAACTACAGATAGTAGAACTTTAAATACTAAAGATTTATACTTTACACCAACCGTTACAAAAAATGGTGAGAATACTGTGGTTTCAATGAAACTTAAAGTATCAGAATCTAAATTTTTAGAATACCGTTACGAGTTAAAACCGAACGATTACATGATCGATTTTACCGTGCGTTCTCAAGGTTTAAGCGATGTTATTAATAGCTCTCAAGTTCTTAATTTAGATTGGGCTTTAAAAGGATACAGACACGCTAAAAGTATTTCTTACGAAAACAGATATACAGATATTCATTACGAATATGAAGATGGTAAAGCAAACTACACAGGTGCTCGTGATGCTGATGAAGAGTTAGAAGATGTAACTTGGATAGGCTATAAGCAACACTTCTTTTCATCTGTATTATTAACAGATACGGCATTTAAAAAAGCACAGATTAAATCTGAAAACTTAGTTGATGACGAAGTTGTAGACACCGTTTATACTAAATATTTCGATTCTAAAATGCCATTAGCATTACAAGCAGGAGAACTTAATCAATCTATGGATTTATATTTTGGTCCAAACGATTTTGAAGTTGTAAACTCTTATGATCGTAATTTAGACGAGTTAGTACCATTTGGTTGGGGACTTTTCGGTTGGATTAACCGTTATATCTTTACGCCTTTATTCGGCTTTTTAGGAGGCTTTTTACCTTACGGTATTGCTATTATTGCCATGACGGTTTTAATTAAATTAATGCTATCGTTTGTACAATACAAGCAGTTTTTATCGCAAGCGAAAATGAAAATTCTTAAACCAGAATTAGATGCTATTCGCGAAAAGCATAAAGACAATAAAATGAAAGCGCAGCAAGAAACTATGGCGTTGCAAACTAAAGCAGGAGCAAGCCCAATGGCGGGTTGTTTACCAGCTTTAATACAACTTCCTGTATTCTATGCGTTATTCCAATTTTTCCCTTCTGCGTTCGATTTAAGACAAAAATCTTTCCTTTGGGCAGACGATTTATCATCTTATGATGTTATAGCAGATTTACCGTTTAACATTCCATTTTATGGAAATCACGTAAGTTTATTTCCATTACTAGCGTCAGTTGCAATTTTCTTTTACATGCAATTAACAACAGGACAACAAGCGGCGTCGCAACCACAACAAGAAGGTATGCCAGATATGGCAAAAATGATGAAGTACATGATGTATTTCTCTCCAATTATGATGTTGTTTTTCTTTAACAATTATGCTTCAGGACTAAGTTTATATTACTTTATCTCGAACTTAATTAGTATCGGAATTATATTAGTGATTAAGAACTTTATTTTAGATGAAGACAAAATTCACGAACAAATTCAGGAGAAGAAAAAACAGCCTAAAAAGCAAAACAAATTTCAGAAAAAAATGGCTGAAATGATGGAGCAAGCAGAACAGCAAAAGCAAGCTCAGAATAAGAATAAAAAGAAGTAA
- a CDS encoding type 1 periplasmic binding fold superfamily protein produces the protein MKTLKNLSLLFISALVFTACSSDDDNPEPVNEEEVITTLTATLIPAGDGSTITLQTQDLDGDGPNAPVITVSGALAANTTYNGTLELLNETESPAESINEEIEEEDDEHQFFFQASNSLATFTYDDFDEDGNPVGLEFTVTTGDTIGTGTLTITLRHEPSKSATGVSDGDITNAGGETDIQAVFSISVE, from the coding sequence ATGAAAACTTTAAAAAATTTATCACTATTATTTATTTCAGCATTAGTATTTACAGCATGTTCTAGCGATGATGACAATCCGGAACCAGTAAATGAAGAAGAAGTAATCACAACCTTAACAGCTACTTTAATACCTGCTGGCGACGGGAGTACTATTACTCTTCAAACACAAGATTTAGATGGTGATGGACCAAACGCCCCTGTAATTACTGTATCTGGAGCTTTAGCTGCTAATACGACTTACAATGGAACACTTGAGCTTTTAAATGAAACTGAATCGCCAGCGGAATCTATCAATGAAGAAATTGAAGAAGAAGATGATGAGCACCAATTTTTCTTCCAAGCCTCTAATAGTCTTGCGACTTTTACTTACGATGATTTTGATGAAGACGGTAACCCTGTTGGATTAGAATTTACAGTAACTACTGGCGATACTATTGGAACTGGAACATTAACAATTACTCTAAGACATGAGCCTAGTAAAAGCGCAACTGGAGTAAGCGATGGTGATATTACTAATGCTGGTGGAGAAACAGATATTCAAGCTGTTTTTAGTATCTCAGTTGAATAA
- a CDS encoding TonB-dependent receptor, giving the protein MKHYIMIIACCIFSIAYSQNCNYKLSGNVHDFHDGSAITGAAIYIESLDRYTTSDIDGNYSIENLCKGLLTLEISHLGCETKRIEIQINGDTQYEINMEHHIEELHEIKIDASGNHKLTKTSQETKLKTKTLERFSAFSLGDALKRVSGVSSINTGNTIVKPVINGLHSSRIVVMTNNVRLQDQEWGIEHAPNIDLNAAGYINVIKGANALAYGGDAIGGVIVLKPKNISLKDSLYGKTILGMQSNGRGYNVSSSLTKSWEKGWYLTGQASHKRFGDFKAPDYYLTNTGMNSKGLSVNTGFKTFEKGFNVFYSYLNNEIGILRASHIGNIEDLVNAINSQEPLVQDDFSYAINDPKQEITHQVIKADFYKRFKKFGRLEVQYDFQNNQRFEYDIRVGDDRDKPALDLTLKTHTLKSDLKIDSNTNAIYKFGVNAGFQNNFANPDTGVRRLIPDYDKYDFGIYAISEFKLNENTNLDFGLRYDFNRIDAKKFYITSRWEERGYDEDFADIVIDDLGTQLLVNPVLTYHNVSASAGITHKFNANNSVIFNYGLSNRAPNPSELFSDGLHHSAARIELGDLRIKQETSNRIGASYLFKNEKLTLNLESYLNNISDYIYIKPTGTETTIRGAFPVWEYFQTNALLYGLDISANYKFNNQWNLNNKTAFIKGRNLTEKEALIDMPSFKTVNAIGYSNKKWLNFNAELQSELVFKQNDYPDNNFEVFIPTTEEFVLLDISTPPPTYHLMHFESDITVKLSEKSDLNIGLNITNIFNTSYREYLNRLRYFADDLGRNFMLQLKINY; this is encoded by the coding sequence ATGAAACACTATATAATGATTATAGCATGTTGTATTTTCAGCATTGCTTATAGTCAAAATTGCAATTATAAGCTTTCGGGTAATGTGCATGATTTCCATGATGGGTCTGCAATTACTGGTGCTGCCATCTATATTGAATCTCTCGACAGATATACAACATCTGATATTGATGGCAACTATAGTATTGAAAATCTCTGTAAAGGACTTTTAACTCTTGAAATATCGCATTTAGGGTGCGAAACTAAAAGAATAGAAATTCAAATTAATGGAGATACTCAATATGAAATTAATATGGAGCACCATATTGAAGAACTTCATGAAATTAAAATTGATGCTAGCGGAAATCATAAACTAACTAAAACATCTCAAGAGACTAAATTAAAAACAAAAACTCTTGAACGCTTTAGTGCTTTTAGTCTTGGCGATGCCTTAAAACGAGTAAGTGGTGTTTCATCCATTAATACAGGAAACACTATTGTAAAACCTGTAATTAATGGTTTGCATAGCAGTCGAATTGTCGTTATGACAAACAACGTGCGTTTGCAAGATCAAGAATGGGGCATTGAACATGCTCCAAATATAGATTTAAATGCTGCAGGGTATATAAACGTTATTAAAGGTGCAAATGCTCTAGCTTATGGTGGAGACGCTATTGGTGGTGTTATTGTATTGAAACCTAAAAACATTAGTCTTAAAGATTCACTTTACGGAAAAACTATTTTGGGCATGCAAAGTAATGGTAGAGGTTATAATGTATCATCTTCATTAACCAAATCTTGGGAGAAAGGATGGTATTTAACTGGACAAGCTTCCCATAAACGCTTTGGCGATTTTAAAGCTCCAGATTATTACTTAACCAATACAGGCATGAATTCCAAAGGGCTATCTGTTAATACGGGATTTAAAACTTTCGAAAAAGGATTCAATGTTTTTTACAGTTACTTAAATAACGAAATAGGTATTTTAAGAGCATCTCACATTGGTAACATTGAAGATTTAGTAAATGCTATAAATAGTCAAGAACCCTTAGTTCAAGACGATTTTAGTTATGCTATCAATGACCCCAAGCAAGAGATCACGCACCAAGTTATTAAAGCAGATTTTTATAAACGCTTCAAAAAATTTGGCCGTTTAGAAGTCCAATACGATTTCCAAAACAACCAAAGGTTTGAATACGACATTCGTGTTGGAGATGACAGAGATAAGCCTGCCTTAGATCTAACTTTAAAAACGCATACTTTAAAGTCTGATTTAAAAATAGACTCTAATACCAATGCTATTTATAAGTTTGGAGTAAATGCTGGTTTTCAGAATAATTTTGCAAATCCAGATACTGGTGTAAGACGTTTAATTCCTGATTATGATAAATACGATTTCGGAATTTATGCCATTTCAGAATTTAAATTAAATGAAAATACTAATTTAGATTTTGGATTACGTTACGACTTTAACAGAATAGATGCTAAAAAGTTTTATATAACAAGCCGCTGGGAAGAACGTGGATATGACGAGGATTTTGCGGATATTGTAATTGACGACTTAGGCACACAATTATTAGTAAACCCTGTTCTCACTTATCATAACGTTTCGGCTTCTGCTGGAATTACCCATAAATTCAATGCTAATAATTCTGTGATTTTTAATTACGGATTGTCAAACAGAGCGCCAAACCCTTCCGAGTTGTTTAGTGATGGTTTACACCACTCTGCAGCACGAATAGAATTAGGCGATTTGCGTATAAAGCAAGAAACATCAAACCGTATTGGTGCGTCATATTTATTTAAAAATGAGAAACTAACCTTAAATCTGGAAAGTTATTTAAATAACATTAGTGATTATATTTATATAAAACCTACAGGAACAGAAACAACCATAAGAGGTGCTTTTCCTGTTTGGGAGTATTTCCAAACCAATGCCTTATTATATGGGTTGGATATAAGTGCCAATTATAAGTTTAATAATCAATGGAATTTAAATAATAAAACAGCTTTTATAAAAGGTAGAAACCTCACAGAAAAAGAAGCTTTAATCGATATGCCTTCTTTTAAAACCGTTAATGCGATAGGTTATTCAAATAAAAAATGGCTGAATTTTAATGCCGAATTACAAAGTGAGTTGGTTTTCAAGCAAAATGACTATCCTGATAATAATTTTGAGGTGTTTATTCCTACAACCGAAGAATTTGTATTATTAGATATTAGTACTCCTCCTCCAACCTATCATTTAATGCATTTTGAAAGTGATATAACGGTTAAACTTTCTGAAAAATCAGATCTAAATATAGGTCTGAATATTACAAACATTTTTAATACTTCTTATAGAGAATACCTTAATAGATTAAGATATTTCGCCGATGATTTAGGAAGAAATTTTATGTTACAATTAAAAATAAATTATTAA
- a CDS encoding DUF6787 family protein, translating into MQKFKANWQITKNWQLIFPFIGLVALGYSSIKLTGLFISKENSAFLIGLGAVIFFVLLKFILKIFEKLEKKWEVNYRWELISIFLVFASTGSSSVFVSRPLIKLMGINRDNLPTFAYWILYIVIGFIFYQILLVCIGWLFGQYKFFWDFEKKMLRRLGLKRFVD; encoded by the coding sequence GTGCAAAAATTTAAGGCTAACTGGCAAATAACTAAAAATTGGCAACTCATCTTTCCTTTTATAGGTTTGGTTGCATTAGGCTACTCCTCTATTAAATTGACAGGCTTATTTATTTCTAAAGAAAACTCAGCTTTTTTAATAGGTTTAGGAGCTGTTATATTCTTTGTTCTTCTAAAATTTATTCTTAAAATTTTCGAGAAGCTAGAAAAAAAATGGGAAGTCAATTACCGATGGGAATTAATTAGTATTTTCTTGGTTTTTGCTTCTACAGGGTCCTCTTCTGTTTTTGTAAGTCGTCCGTTAATAAAACTTATGGGTATTAACCGAGACAATTTACCTACATTTGCATATTGGATTTTATATATTGTCATTGGTTTTATTTTTTATCAAATCCTCCTTGTATGTATAGGATGGCTATTTGGACAATATAAATTTTTCTGGGATTTTGAAAAGAAAATGCTTCGTAGACTTGGGCTAAAACGTTTTGTAGATTAA
- a CDS encoding DUF6146 family protein, which produces MKNFIYLLLVCAFIASCNTGRTAVPNKTENEQAANEKLSDTVTISNDDLEYQIIIIEPGFNFWLASQARPEGFYSQQYLETRNYQYVIEWNQRVNQPSRFNSNLYELQIDYQSHIDYGYEVNYKLYNYFIYFQRTYKQRLGPYNPRI; this is translated from the coding sequence ATGAAAAATTTTATATACCTTTTATTAGTTTGTGCTTTTATTGCTAGTTGTAATACCGGAAGAACAGCAGTTCCAAACAAAACAGAAAACGAACAAGCAGCCAACGAAAAGCTAAGTGATACTGTAACCATTTCAAACGACGATTTAGAATACCAAATTATCATCATAGAACCAGGTTTTAACTTTTGGTTAGCAAGCCAAGCACGACCAGAAGGCTTTTATTCGCAACAATATTTAGAAACTAGAAATTATCAATACGTTATTGAGTGGAACCAACGCGTGAACCAACCCTCTCGATTTAATAGTAATTTATACGAGTTACAAATTGATTATCAAAGCCATATAGATTATGGTTACGAAGTAAACTACAAGCTATACAATTACTTTATTTACTTCCAACGAACATATAAACAAAGATTAGGGCCTTACAATCCCCGTATTTAA